One genomic segment of Novisyntrophococcus fermenticellae includes these proteins:
- a CDS encoding DUF3881 family protein — protein MKINEKFKGGVSLHAYMKSVGFSDISSRKKMEKLLQDVIKSSDRRKVVEDEEHRLFVEISKEYGYDCGLTVCGELDEEDNLHIDYCFPFYNGSKVTSQEDLVVERHSDKVSYAGACDDYRVGITLIFYLQNAAEYLNEKDKDLLHDSRTSVTLSALAKSGTILLPLKKAEKTAESQQNWQEHNALIAAARNGDEEAMESLTMEDIDTYSSISRRIRKKDDVFSIVDTYFMPYGIECDQYNVMGDIMEYDITVNEYTGEKLHLIQILCNDIPLDICINDKDLVGVPEVGRRFKGVIWLMGKINF, from the coding sequence ATGAAAATAAATGAAAAATTTAAAGGGGGTGTTTCCTTGCATGCATATATGAAATCCGTGGGTTTCTCTGATATTTCTTCAAGAAAAAAGATGGAGAAACTGTTGCAGGATGTAATCAAGAGCAGCGACAGGAGAAAAGTGGTTGAAGATGAGGAACACCGCCTGTTTGTAGAAATATCGAAGGAATATGGATATGACTGTGGGCTTACAGTCTGTGGAGAATTGGATGAGGAGGATAATCTTCATATTGATTATTGCTTTCCTTTTTATAATGGATCAAAGGTGACCAGTCAGGAAGATCTTGTAGTAGAGAGACATTCAGATAAGGTTTCATATGCCGGCGCCTGTGATGATTACAGAGTGGGAATTACTTTAATCTTTTACCTGCAAAATGCCGCAGAGTATCTGAATGAAAAAGACAAGGATCTGCTCCATGACTCCCGCACATCTGTTACATTGTCAGCCCTGGCTAAAAGCGGAACAATTCTTCTTCCTTTAAAAAAGGCTGAAAAAACCGCTGAATCCCAGCAGAACTGGCAGGAGCATAACGCTTTGATAGCGGCAGCCAGAAATGGAGATGAAGAGGCTATGGAAAGCCTTACTATGGAGGATATTGATACTTATTCATCCATCTCCAGACGTATTCGCAAAAAGGACGATGTTTTTTCAATTGTTGATACGTATTTTATGCCTTATGGAATTGAATGTGATCAGTATAATGTCATGGGTGATATTATGGAATATGATATTACGGTAAACGAATACACTGGTGAAAAGCTGCATTTAATTCAAATATTGTGTAATGATATTCCGCTGGATATATGTATAAATGACAAGGATCTGGTGGGGGTTCCCGAAGTTGGGCGTCGGTTTAAGGGGGTTATCTGGTTAATGGGAAAAATAAATTTCTGA
- the serS gene encoding serine--tRNA ligase has translation MLDIKFLRENPEMVKQNICNKFQNHKLVMVDEVIELDKENRGIKQEVEALRADRNKISKEIGKLMAQGKREEAEKVKSEVAASASRIEELSVKEKELEDEILKRMLVIPNIIDSSVPIGKDDTENVEAERFGEPVIPEFEVPYHTDIMESFHGIDLDSARRVAGNGFYYLMGDIARLHSAVISYARDFMIDRGFTYCVPPFMIRSDVVTGVMSFAEMEAMMYKIEGEDLYLIGTSEHSMIGKFIDQIIQEDELPQTLTSYSPCFRKEKGAHGLEERGVYRIHQFEKQEMIVVCKPEDSAAWYNKLWKNTVDLFRTLDIPVRTLECCSGDLADLKVKSVDVEAWSPRQKKYFEVGSCSNLGDAQARRLKIRVNGKEGKYLAHTLNNTVVAPPRMLIAFLENNLNADGTVSIPKALQPYMGGKEKLVPDK, from the coding sequence ATGTTAGATATTAAATTTTTAAGAGAAAATCCAGAGATGGTAAAACAAAATATCTGCAATAAATTTCAAAATCATAAATTGGTAATGGTTGATGAGGTTATAGAGCTGGATAAGGAAAACCGGGGTATAAAGCAAGAAGTTGAGGCACTGCGGGCTGATCGAAATAAGATATCCAAGGAAATTGGTAAACTGATGGCTCAGGGAAAGCGGGAGGAAGCAGAAAAAGTTAAAAGTGAAGTTGCAGCATCTGCTTCTCGTATTGAAGAATTATCGGTGAAGGAAAAAGAGCTGGAAGACGAAATTCTTAAGAGAATGCTAGTGATTCCCAACATTATAGATTCGTCTGTACCAATTGGTAAAGATGATACTGAAAATGTAGAAGCAGAGAGGTTTGGGGAGCCGGTCATTCCGGAATTTGAAGTACCTTATCATACAGATATTATGGAATCTTTCCATGGAATTGATTTGGATTCTGCAAGAAGGGTTGCCGGAAATGGATTTTATTATTTAATGGGGGATATCGCCAGATTACACTCGGCGGTAATATCCTATGCACGAGACTTTATGATTGACAGAGGCTTCACATACTGTGTACCTCCATTTATGATTCGAAGTGATGTTGTTACAGGCGTTATGAGCTTTGCTGAGATGGAAGCTATGATGTATAAAATTGAAGGGGAAGATTTATATCTGATTGGAACCAGTGAGCATTCTATGATAGGAAAGTTCATAGACCAGATTATACAGGAAGATGAACTTCCGCAGACACTCACCAGTTATTCCCCATGTTTCCGTAAAGAAAAAGGAGCTCATGGATTGGAGGAGCGTGGGGTATACCGTATTCATCAATTTGAAAAGCAGGAGATGATTGTGGTTTGTAAACCGGAAGATTCTGCCGCCTGGTATAATAAATTATGGAAGAATACAGTGGATTTGTTCCGTACACTCGATATTCCGGTTCGTACACTGGAGTGTTGTTCCGGTGATCTGGCTGATTTAAAAGTAAAATCCGTAGATGTGGAGGCCTGGTCTCCCAGACAGAAAAAGTATTTTGAAGTGGGCAGCTGCTCTAATCTGGGAGATGCACAGGCACGCCGCCTGAAAATCCGCGTAAATGGAAAAGAAGGAAAATATCTGGCTCATACGCTGAATAATACGGTAGTGGCACCTCCGCGTATGCTTATTGCGTTTTTGGAGAATAACCTGAACGCAGATGGAACGGTCAGCATTCCAAAAGCATTGCAGCCTTATATGGGTGGAAAAGAGAAACTGGTTCCTGACAAATGA
- a CDS encoding DUF4446 family protein → MSNLFDKLGIDLGIIVILLMILVSVLIILTVKQSFQISRLKRKYKIFMKGKDAQSLERVFATKFKDIDKLIKINEGYQFDVDMIKKDHNKILSKYGIVKYDAFDDVGGKLSFALAMLDRNNTGFIFDAIHSRDNCFLYIKEIVKGESYIMLSKEEIKALKQAVNYNSSDDVI, encoded by the coding sequence ATGAGTAATTTATTTGATAAACTGGGGATTGATCTGGGTATTATAGTTATATTATTAATGATATTGGTAAGTGTCTTAATTATATTAACAGTAAAACAATCCTTTCAGATAAGCCGGTTGAAGAGAAAATATAAAATTTTTATGAAGGGGAAAGATGCACAATCGTTAGAACGTGTATTTGCAACAAAGTTTAAGGATATCGATAAATTAATAAAGATTAATGAAGGTTATCAGTTTGATGTCGATATGATAAAAAAAGACCATAATAAAATATTAAGTAAGTATGGCATTGTGAAATATGATGCTTTTGATGATGTTGGAGGAAAATTAAGCTTTGCATTAGCGATGCTGGATAGAAATAATACTGGATTTATTTTTGATGCGATTCATAGCCGGGATAATTGCTTTTTATATATAAAGGAAATTGTAAAGGGAGAATCCTATATTATGCTTAGTAAAGAGGAGATAAAGGCTTTGAAACAAGCTGTTAATTATAACAGCAGCGATGATGTTATTTAA
- a CDS encoding ParB/RepB/Spo0J family partition protein, whose product MAVKKAGLGKGLDSLIPSNAMKGKKEKNTDQENNNVKVVEKVVEKIVEKPADIYLKLSDIEPNREQPRKTFDEDSLMELADSIKQFGIIQPILVQKKDEYYEIIAGERRWRAAKLVGLKKVPVIIKNFTDQEMVEISLIENIQRENLNPIEEAIAYKRLIDEFSLRQDEVAERVSKSRTTITNSMRLLKLNNKVQQMVVDEMISTGHARALLVIEDLDMQYTVAMKVFDDKLSVRETEKLVKEIMNPKKKNDKQVDFTLDAIYKNLEEKIKGILGTKAFIRRSGKQKGKIEIEYYSQDELERIMDLLESIR is encoded by the coding sequence ATGGCTGTAAAAAAAGCAGGACTTGGTAAAGGTTTAGACTCTTTGATACCTTCTAATGCGATGAAAGGTAAGAAAGAAAAAAATACAGATCAAGAGAATAATAACGTTAAGGTTGTTGAGAAGGTTGTGGAAAAGATAGTCGAGAAACCTGCTGATATATATCTGAAATTAAGTGATATAGAACCTAACAGAGAACAGCCCAGAAAGACATTTGATGAAGATTCTCTTATGGAATTAGCCGATTCTATAAAACAATTTGGAATTATTCAGCCAATTTTGGTGCAAAAAAAAGATGAATATTATGAGATTATTGCAGGAGAAAGGAGATGGAGAGCTGCAAAGCTGGTTGGACTAAAAAAAGTTCCTGTCATAATAAAAAACTTTACGGATCAGGAAATGGTTGAAATATCTTTAATTGAAAACATTCAGAGAGAAAACCTAAATCCTATTGAAGAAGCTATTGCATATAAAAGATTAATTGATGAATTTTCTCTCAGACAGGATGAAGTTGCAGAAAGAGTATCAAAAAGCAGAACTACGATTACAAATTCCATGAGACTTTTGAAATTAAATAATAAGGTTCAGCAAATGGTGGTAGATGAAATGATTTCTACCGGACATGCCAGAGCATTGCTAGTGATAGAAGATTTGGACATGCAATATACTGTTGCTATGAAGGTATTTGATGACAAATTAAGTGTTCGGGAGACAGAAAAACTTGTTAAAGAAATTATGAATCCAAAGAAAAAAAATGATAAACAAGTGGATTTTACTTTGGATGCAATATATAAAAATCTGGAGGAGAAGATAAAAGGTATTTTAGGAACAAAAGCTTTTATTCGTAGAAGCGGTAAACAAAAGGGCAAAATTGAAATAGAGTATTATTCACAGGATGAATTGGAAAGAATTATGGACCTTTTAGAATCAATCAGATAA
- a CDS encoding ParA family protein, which translates to MNRAIAIANQKGGVGKSTTAINLSACLAEAGKRVLTIDIDPQGNTTSGLGIDKNNVNNTVYELLLGECEISDCIIDLEIDNLSLIPSNINLSGAEIELIGVENKEYILKSNIEQMKEQYDFIIIDCPPSLNMLTINAMTTADTVLVPIQCEYYALEGLTQLMHTIDLVQERLNPDLEIEGVVFTMYDARTNLSLQVVENVKANLNQMIYKTIIPRNVRLAEAPSYGLPITLYDSKSAGAESYRLLAEEVLHRGDEEWL; encoded by the coding sequence TTGAATAGAGCCATAGCCATAGCAAATCAAAAAGGCGGCGTTGGTAAGTCAACAACGGCAATTAATCTATCTGCATGTTTAGCAGAAGCAGGGAAAAGGGTACTTACCATTGATATTGATCCGCAAGGAAACACAACAAGTGGGCTGGGTATAGATAAAAATAATGTGAATAACACAGTCTATGAGCTGCTTTTAGGAGAATGTGAGATCAGTGACTGTATAATTGATTTAGAAATTGACAATTTATCGTTAATTCCATCAAATATAAATCTTTCAGGTGCTGAAATTGAATTAATTGGAGTGGAAAATAAAGAATACATATTAAAGAGTAATATTGAGCAAATGAAAGAACAATATGACTTTATTATTATAGATTGTCCTCCATCTTTAAATATGCTTACTATTAATGCAATGACAACAGCAGATACTGTTTTAGTACCAATACAATGTGAGTATTACGCATTGGAGGGCTTAACACAACTCATGCATACAATTGATTTGGTACAAGAAAGATTAAATCCGGATTTAGAAATAGAAGGAGTTGTATTTACCATGTATGATGCGAGAACCAATCTTTCTCTTCAGGTCGTTGAAAATGTGAAAGCAAATTTAAACCAAATGATATATAAGACAATTATTCCTAGAAATGTAAGATTGGCAGAAGCACCTAGTTATGGACTGCCGATTACATTATATGATAGTAAATCGGCAGGAGCTGAGAGCTATCGATTATTGGCAGAAGAAGTATTACATAGGGGGGATGAAGAATGGCTGTAA
- a CDS encoding alpha/beta fold hydrolase, producing the protein MKSVKKKLITLSLLTGGTVMTIHLLNKVIAASATIKNILNSDEEDYFKWRYGNVYYTKQGTGSPILLIHDLTPSSSAYEWTKLISQLSEFHTVYTLDLLGCGRSDKPSITYANYLYVQLITDFTKQVIKEPVDIVATGLSSSFAITACNLHSEYFKKIMLINPEDLAVLNHIPTKRSKFVKSLLDLPLIGTMLYYVITSKSNIDLQFTEKWLYNPFHLSDLDSAAYYEGAHRGKGNGKYLLSSIAGNYSYINITHSLKSINNSIFILGGSDEEGIQETIAMYTALNTSVESVLLSKSKHLPQLEVPNEVINQIKILF; encoded by the coding sequence ATGAAATCTGTAAAGAAGAAATTGATTACGCTCAGTTTGTTGACAGGTGGGACTGTCATGACAATTCATTTATTGAATAAAGTCATTGCAGCTTCAGCAACAATTAAAAATATACTAAACTCTGATGAAGAAGATTACTTTAAATGGCGTTATGGCAACGTCTATTATACGAAGCAAGGTACAGGCAGCCCTATACTACTTATTCATGACCTGACGCCTTCCAGCAGTGCCTATGAATGGACAAAATTAATAAGCCAACTTTCTGAATTTCATACAGTATATACCTTGGATTTATTGGGATGTGGGAGATCTGATAAACCCAGCATTACGTATGCAAATTATTTATATGTCCAGTTAATTACTGATTTTACAAAACAAGTAATCAAAGAACCTGTTGATATAGTAGCTACAGGTCTTTCTTCTTCATTTGCTATTACTGCATGTAATCTGCATTCTGAATACTTTAAAAAGATTATGTTGATTAATCCTGAAGATCTTGCAGTCTTGAATCATATACCTACAAAACGCAGTAAATTTGTAAAAAGCCTGCTGGATTTACCTCTGATTGGAACCATGCTCTATTATGTGATAACATCTAAATCAAATATTGACCTTCAATTTACTGAAAAGTGGCTATATAATCCATTTCATCTATCAGATTTAGACAGTGCTGCATATTACGAGGGTGCTCATCGAGGAAAAGGAAATGGAAAGTATTTGCTTTCAAGCATTGCAGGAAACTACTCCTATATTAATATTACTCATTCTCTTAAATCTATAAATAACAGTATTTTTATATTGGGGGGTTCTGATGAAGAAGGAATTCAGGAGACAATTGCAATGTATACCGCTTTAAATACCTCTGTAGAATCAGTTCTTCTTTCAAAATCAAAACATCTGCCTCAACTGGAGGTTCCCAATGAGGTTATTAATCAGATAAAAATTCTATTTTAA
- a CDS encoding DUF4340 domain-containing protein: MRKKQWLKPVLCLAVLIILLGVYFVMKTHNTKDIGKKEDTDEITVTDLKTSDITGIAFEVAGEKISFSKKDTWTLDGEESFPLDTSKIDSVAEGMAALHATQKIEDAKDLSEYGLNEPENTIDITTKEGTTSLHIGTKNLTTSNTYVYMNDEKNVIYVVNKDVKSLLPTERMGLAVGEKYPVITAADIKEIKIEKDSDPIQLKGDSGDGIWYVTDKQGNQYKAGSGSVSTLESSITGLKFENLVDYKGDNMEQYGLDHPQTVIQVHYMKNKENESKNNKKKSLSSDASASSSENGVLVEETMTLNVGIKNSKGSYYVNMEGSREVHTMSAESLEAIINQKAESFWDMSIVTVTKNKVTGLTVEYKGVKKEIDRTLKDTSKKDESTAGDATYQCDNKKIDTSKFDIFFNKMTGMTAQSKDLGLEDVNQPEMKITIHMDDGDKIITYSKYDENFYLVTDMDGKPGLISKTTIKEFFSSYEGLKL; this comes from the coding sequence ATGAGGAAAAAGCAATGGTTAAAGCCGGTGCTTTGTCTGGCTGTTTTAATAATTTTACTAGGTGTGTATTTTGTCATGAAAACCCATAATACGAAAGATATAGGGAAGAAAGAAGATACTGATGAGATAACAGTAACGGATTTAAAAACCTCTGATATTACCGGAATAGCATTTGAAGTAGCGGGAGAAAAAATATCATTTTCTAAAAAAGATACATGGACTTTAGATGGTGAAGAAAGTTTTCCGTTAGATACTTCTAAAATTGACTCTGTTGCAGAGGGTATGGCAGCATTGCATGCGACACAAAAAATAGAGGATGCAAAGGATTTGTCAGAATATGGACTGAATGAGCCTGAAAACACAATAGATATAACTACAAAAGAGGGGACAACGTCACTTCATATAGGCACAAAGAATTTAACAACAAGTAATACATATGTTTATATGAATGATGAGAAGAATGTTATATATGTTGTGAATAAAGATGTTAAATCATTGCTTCCTACAGAGAGGATGGGATTAGCTGTCGGTGAAAAATATCCGGTAATTACAGCAGCTGATATAAAGGAGATAAAGATCGAAAAAGATTCTGATCCTATTCAATTGAAAGGAGATAGTGGTGATGGAATATGGTATGTGACAGATAAGCAGGGAAATCAATATAAGGCAGGAAGCGGATCTGTAAGTACTTTGGAATCCAGCATAACAGGACTGAAGTTTGAGAATCTGGTGGATTATAAAGGTGATAATATGGAACAATACGGTCTGGATCATCCGCAGACAGTAATCCAGGTTCATTATATGAAGAATAAAGAGAATGAAAGTAAAAACAACAAAAAGAAAAGTTTGTCCAGCGATGCAAGCGCTTCTTCCTCTGAGAATGGCGTTTTGGTAGAAGAGACGATGACTTTGAATGTTGGAATCAAGAATAGTAAAGGATCCTATTATGTGAATATGGAGGGATCGCGGGAGGTTCATACAATGTCGGCTGAGTCTTTGGAAGCTATAATAAATCAAAAAGCAGAAAGCTTCTGGGATATGTCAATTGTTACAGTTACAAAAAATAAAGTAACCGGACTGACAGTAGAGTATAAGGGTGTAAAAAAAGAAATAGACAGAACACTTAAGGATACTTCTAAAAAGGATGAAAGCACAGCTGGAGATGCAACTTATCAATGTGACAATAAGAAAATTGATACCAGTAAGTTTGATATCTTTTTTAATAAGATGACAGGTATGACTGCTCAAAGTAAAGACTTAGGTTTAGAAGATGTAAATCAGCCTGAAATGAAAATTACTATTCATATGGATGATGGAGACAAGATTATCACATATTCAAAATATGATGAAAACTTTTATCTTGTTACGGATATGGATGGAAAACCAGGACTGATAAGTAAGACTACAATAAAAGAATTTTTTTCCTCGTATGAGGGATTAAAGCTGTGA
- a CDS encoding GldG family protein: MKFDLKNKLSELKRKFTFKNLKNTFTGEEQKKHLKQGSYSSIMTVIVIAVVIVVNLVFGQLPSSITQIDVSDQKLYTLSKEGKKAVKDLSDKVTLYYYVKSGSEDDNISKLLKNFKEASSNIKVKTIDPDLHPTFATKYTSDNVSSGSVIVVNGNKSKVLSQSTLYQSEVNYQTMSQQTTGFDGEGQIVSALNYVTNDDMPVLYTLTGHEETELGSNLKDSIEKANMEIKSLNLLTSENVPEDTDILLIAAPQKDLSKEEADKVIAYLENGGKVFIFSSVNENELTNFESILRNYGLQRDKGLIIEGDNQHYIPKHPDYLIPDLSGSSDITSDLSGNTYVLTPDAQAIKKLDNYRDTLTITSLISTTERAYIKNITDEGKISAEKDDGDETGKFDVGVSVTENVGDEKEANLVYFSAVNMLSDDVDHMVNGGNTSVISSVLTSMSNVDKSSVVSIPSKSLSVSNLNITAYSASFWSIITMGVIPVLFLLAGFIIWMKRRKQ; the protein is encoded by the coding sequence ATGAAATTTGATTTAAAGAATAAATTATCTGAATTAAAGCGAAAGTTTACATTTAAAAACCTAAAAAATACATTTACTGGAGAAGAACAAAAGAAGCACCTGAAACAAGGATCTTATTCATCTATTATGACAGTAATTGTGATAGCAGTTGTGATAGTAGTAAATTTGGTATTCGGACAGCTTCCGTCTTCCATAACTCAGATTGATGTTAGTGATCAGAAACTATACACATTGAGTAAAGAAGGAAAGAAAGCAGTAAAAGATCTTTCGGATAAAGTGACATTGTATTATTATGTTAAGAGTGGAAGTGAAGATGATAATATATCAAAGCTGTTGAAAAATTTTAAAGAGGCATCAAGTAATATAAAAGTTAAAACGATTGATCCTGATCTTCATCCAACATTTGCGACAAAATATACTTCTGATAACGTGAGTAGTGGAAGCGTAATTGTAGTAAATGGGAATAAAAGTAAGGTATTAAGTCAAAGCACATTATACCAATCCGAGGTAAATTATCAGACAATGTCACAGCAAACAACAGGATTTGACGGAGAAGGTCAGATTGTAAGTGCTTTAAATTATGTGACAAATGATGATATGCCGGTACTTTATACACTTACCGGACATGAAGAAACAGAATTGGGATCCAATTTAAAAGACTCTATAGAAAAAGCAAATATGGAGATTAAGTCTTTAAATCTTCTGACCAGCGAAAATGTTCCAGAAGATACAGATATACTTTTAATAGCAGCGCCTCAGAAGGACCTGTCAAAGGAGGAAGCAGATAAAGTTATTGCATACTTGGAGAATGGAGGAAAAGTGTTTATATTTTCTTCTGTTAATGAAAATGAATTGACAAATTTTGAATCTATTCTTAGAAATTATGGATTACAAAGAGATAAGGGTCTAATTATAGAAGGGGATAATCAACATTATATTCCAAAACATCCGGATTATCTGATTCCAGATTTAAGTGGAAGTTCGGATATAACATCTGATCTGTCGGGCAATACATATGTGCTTACTCCAGATGCTCAGGCAATTAAAAAATTGGATAATTACAGGGATACATTGACCATAACGAGTCTTATTTCCACTACAGAGCGTGCGTATATAAAGAATATTACAGACGAAGGAAAAATCAGTGCTGAAAAAGATGATGGAGATGAAACAGGAAAATTTGATGTGGGAGTTTCAGTAACAGAGAATGTGGGGGATGAAAAAGAAGCAAATCTTGTATATTTTTCCGCTGTAAATATGTTAAGTGATGATGTAGATCATATGGTAAATGGAGGAAATACAAGTGTAATATCCAGTGTGCTTACCAGTATGAGTAATGTGGATAAATCAAGTGTTGTATCTATTCCCAGTAAAAGTCTCTCCGTTAGCAATCTGAATATTACGGCCTATAGTGCAAGTTTTTGGAGTATCATAACAATGGGTGTGATTCCGGTGCTATTCCTATTAGCCGGTTTTATTATCTGGATGAAGAGGAGAAAACAGTGA
- a CDS encoding ABC transporter permease subunit: MRAIYRRELKSYLTSMIGYVFMAFILGVVGLYFGAINIGSAWPRIGDTLSNATFVFLIAVPILTMRVIAEERKQKTDQLLLTAPIKIGEIITGKYFALLTIFLVPLFVISLYPLILKKFGTVSMGMSYTSILGFLLLGCAEMAVGVFLSSVTENQVIAAVLSFAILFLSYVSEGIAGLFPQTAKASLAAFILLIFLVCLWIGSMIKNVIITGTITLLAEVTLIISYIVKPSLLEGLIQKFFGIFNFTSHFDNFINGVLDINGIVYFLSVVIICLFLANQTMQKRRWS; encoded by the coding sequence ATGAGGGCAATCTATAGAAGAGAGTTGAAAAGTTATCTGACCTCAATGATTGGTTATGTTTTCATGGCATTTATTCTGGGGGTTGTTGGGCTATATTTTGGAGCAATTAATATAGGTTCCGCATGGCCAAGAATTGGTGATACATTAAGCAATGCAACATTTGTTTTTTTAATTGCAGTCCCAATTTTGACAATGCGTGTCATTGCTGAGGAGAGAAAACAAAAAACAGACCAGTTGCTTTTAACTGCACCAATTAAAATTGGCGAGATCATAACCGGTAAATATTTTGCTTTGCTAACTATTTTTTTGGTACCTTTGTTTGTTATATCTCTTTATCCGCTGATATTAAAGAAATTTGGTACTGTTTCCATGGGAATGTCCTATACCTCTATATTAGGATTCTTACTGCTGGGATGTGCTGAAATGGCTGTTGGGGTTTTTTTATCGTCCGTTACAGAAAACCAGGTAATTGCAGCAGTTTTATCCTTTGCAATTTTATTTTTGAGTTATGTTTCAGAAGGAATCGCAGGATTATTTCCTCAGACTGCAAAGGCTTCGCTGGCTGCATTTATCCTGTTAATTTTTTTAGTCTGCCTCTGGATTGGGTCAATGATAAAAAATGTAATTATTACAGGGACTATTACACTTCTTGCTGAAGTTACATTAATTATATCATATATTGTTAAACCATCATTGCTGGAAGGCTTAATACAGAAATTTTTTGGCATTTTTAATTTTACCAGTCATTTTGATAATTTTATTAATGGCGTTCTGGATATTAATGGAATTGTTTATTTTTTATCAGTAGTTATAATATGTCTTTTTCTTGCAAATCAGACCATGCAGAAGAGACGTTGGAGTTAG
- a CDS encoding ABC transporter ATP-binding protein — MIEVKNLVKRYGNHVAVNNLNFTIEEGKIYGLLGPNGAGKSTTMNMITGYLASTEGTITINGHDILTDSETAKKCIGYLPEQPPLYVDMTVFEYLKFVAELKKIPAQHREKQIDEIMELVKIRDMKNRLIKNLSKGYKQRVGLAQAVLGYPEIIILDEPTVGLDPKQMIEIRDLIKSLGEKHTVILSSHILSEVSAVCDYVMIISHGKLVASDTPENLSNHLVGSNTLEFTVKGDLGIIVSEFATIPNMENIKYSDSQEEGCVDVSLTTSKDVDLREIIFYKLAKLNIPIFKMQLYAMSLEDVFLELTEHDTEAIEHQIKDSDEIENDSEIENISELEDVELKEEKTE; from the coding sequence TTGATTGAGGTAAAAAATCTGGTTAAGCGTTATGGAAATCATGTGGCGGTGAATAATCTTAATTTTACAATCGAAGAAGGAAAGATTTATGGTCTTCTTGGTCCAAATGGGGCGGGTAAATCCACAACTATGAACATGATTACGGGGTATCTGGCATCAACGGAAGGAACGATAACAATTAATGGACATGATATTCTGACAGATTCGGAAACTGCGAAGAAGTGTATTGGATATCTTCCGGAACAACCACCCCTGTACGTGGATATGACAGTATTTGAGTATTTAAAATTTGTAGCTGAATTGAAGAAAATTCCAGCGCAACACAGGGAAAAGCAGATTGATGAGATCATGGAACTTGTAAAAATCCGGGATATGAAAAATCGGCTGATTAAGAATCTATCAAAGGGATATAAGCAAAGAGTGGGACTGGCACAGGCTGTGTTGGGATATCCCGAAATAATTATTCTGGATGAACCTACTGTTGGATTGGATCCCAAGCAGATGATTGAAATCAGAGATCTCATAAAAAGTCTGGGAGAAAAACATACAGTTATATTAAGTTCTCATATATTGTCAGAAGTCAGTGCGGTTTGTGATTATGTGATGATAATTTCCCATGGAAAACTGGTTGCCAGTGATACCCCTGAAAATCTGAGCAATCATCTGGTGGGATCCAATACTTTAGAGTTTACAGTAAAGGGTGATTTGGGAATAATTGTATCAGAATTTGCAACAATTCCAAATATGGAGAATATTAAATATTCAGATTCTCAGGAAGAAGGCTGTGTGGATGTTTCTCTTACAACTTCAAAAGATGTCGATTTAAGGGAAATTATATTCTACAAGCTGGCAAAGTTGAATATCCCTATTTTTAAAATGCAGTTATATGCAATGTCACTTGAAGATGTTTTTCTGGAACTGACTGAGCATGATACGGAGGCGATTGAGCATCAGATAAAGGATAGTGACGAGATAGAAAATGATTCTGAGATAGAAAATATTTCGGAGTTGGAAGATGTTGAATTAAAGGAGGAGAAAACAGAATGA